From Acinetobacter suaedae, one genomic window encodes:
- a CDS encoding type VI secretion system amidase effector protein Tae4, whose product MGTNIRASAGGQSSNIQTNRPLFNELWENYPVKMPAGEVYEMVGGNAYALYTENPVGYANACALRLSRSFNYGGMPIKKTTKGYKVSGGDGKLYLLRVREMINFVENNLGKADISIKPNNNEDVSSQIQNKKGIIIFNVTGWGDATGHVTLWNGSDCGDSCYFIHSQPTVRTTDVFFWELK is encoded by the coding sequence ATGGGGACAAATATAAGAGCTTCAGCTGGTGGGCAGTCATCTAATATACAAACCAATAGACCATTATTTAACGAACTTTGGGAAAATTATCCTGTAAAAATGCCAGCTGGTGAAGTTTATGAAATGGTTGGTGGAAATGCTTATGCATTATATACGGAGAATCCTGTAGGTTATGCAAATGCATGTGCTTTGAGGTTAAGCAGATCGTTTAATTATGGGGGTATGCCAATCAAAAAAACAACTAAAGGTTATAAAGTTTCTGGAGGAGATGGCAAGTTATATCTGTTAAGAGTTAGAGAGATGATTAATTTTGTAGAGAATAATTTGGGTAAAGCAGATATTTCGATCAAACCAAATAATAATGAAGATGTGTCATCTCAAATACAAAATAAAAAAGGAATCATTATCTTTAATGTAACTGGTTGGGGGGATGCAACAGGTCATGTTACATTATGGAATGGTAGTGATTGTGGAGATAGTTGTTATTTTATTCATTCACAACCAACGGTTAGAACAACTGATGTATTTTTTTGGGAGTTGAAGTAA
- a CDS encoding ATP-binding cassette domain-containing protein — protein sequence MIDCQLHVQQGQFILNQTFQSDQPVIGLFGASGSGKTTILHSIAGLITPQTGWIKIQDQLWFDQSQRINWSTQQRRVGLVFQDAQLFPHKTVMQNLVFGFKHIQPQQRRFEVDYIVELLKLDHLLHRMPIKLSGGEKQRVALGRALLYSPKLLLLDEPLSALDAAHKAEIIPFFQQVIQEIKIPMLYVSHDKSEIEQLTHEIWYL from the coding sequence ATGATCGACTGTCAGTTACATGTTCAACAGGGGCAGTTTATTTTAAACCAAACTTTCCAATCTGATCAGCCTGTAATTGGTTTATTTGGTGCTTCAGGATCGGGAAAAACGACTATTTTGCACAGTATTGCGGGATTGATTACTCCGCAAACAGGTTGGATTAAAATTCAAGATCAACTGTGGTTTGATCAATCTCAGCGAATTAACTGGAGCACCCAACAACGCCGTGTCGGTTTGGTTTTTCAAGATGCCCAGCTTTTTCCACATAAAACAGTGATGCAGAATTTAGTGTTTGGATTTAAGCATATTCAGCCACAACAACGCCGATTCGAAGTGGACTACATCGTAGAATTACTCAAACTAGATCATTTACTGCATCGAATGCCGATTAAACTTTCAGGAGGGGAAAAGCAACGTGTGGCATTAGGCCGTGCATTGCTTTACTCGCCAAAATTGTTGTTATTGGATGAGCCTTTATCTGCTTTGGATGCAGCTCACAAAGCTGAAATTATTCCTTTTTTTCAGCAGGTGATACAGGAGATTAAAATACCGATGCTCTATGTCAGTCATGATAAATCTGAAATTGAACAACTGACTCATGAGATTTGGTACCTATAA
- the modA gene encoding molybdate ABC transporter substrate-binding protein yields the protein MRVKIKAICIAVVVASGGVFTPQVFAKSTVTVYAAASMTDVINQLTQDYQQNNNVKIKNSYAGSSTLAKQIEAGAPADIFISADQEWMNYLKNKKWVKIQDRVNLLENRLVVIRPKNQSLTLKMEKNFDPTLNHKGRWCTGNTQSVPVGRYAKQALTSLSWWNKVEPHMVETEDVRAALNFVARGECRAGIVYATDAAISRNVEVAGVFPKNSHTPIIYPIGLLKNNPEAVKFYQFLRSDRAALVFRKYGFSVLVP from the coding sequence ATGCGGGTAAAGATCAAAGCAATATGTATAGCTGTAGTGGTGGCAAGTGGTGGAGTGTTTACTCCACAAGTTTTTGCCAAGAGTACCGTGACTGTATATGCTGCTGCCAGTATGACTGATGTGATCAATCAATTAACCCAAGACTATCAACAAAATAATAATGTTAAAATCAAAAATTCATATGCAGGTTCTTCAACTTTAGCTAAACAGATTGAAGCTGGGGCGCCAGCTGATATTTTTATATCAGCAGATCAAGAGTGGATGAATTATTTAAAGAATAAAAAGTGGGTCAAAATACAAGATCGTGTGAATCTGCTCGAGAACCGTTTAGTGGTGATTCGTCCTAAAAACCAATCCCTCACACTAAAAATGGAAAAAAACTTCGATCCAACGCTAAATCACAAAGGTCGATGGTGTACTGGAAATACTCAAAGTGTGCCCGTTGGTCGATATGCAAAACAGGCTTTAACATCACTCAGTTGGTGGAACAAAGTTGAACCCCATATGGTGGAAACCGAAGATGTTCGTGCAGCGCTTAATTTTGTTGCACGTGGAGAGTGTCGAGCAGGTATTGTTTATGCAACAGATGCGGCGATCAGTCGAAATGTCGAGGTTGCAGGCGTATTTCCAAAAAATAGTCATACTCCCATTATTTATCCAATAGGTTTACTAAAAAATAATCCTGAGGCCGTGAAATTCTATCAGTTTCTACGTAGTGATCGTGCAGCTTTGGTCTTCAGAAAATATGGTTTTAGTGTTCTTGTACCATGA
- the modB gene encoding molybdate ABC transporter permease subunit — translation MMMLSPEEIEILKLSCKVAATCLIFSLVPATIMAWVLARKEFWGKSLLETLVFLPLVLPPVVPGYLLLQLFGNRGFFGQYLAPLGIEFAFNWKGAVLASAVMGFPLLVQSIRLAIELVDQRLEMAAKTLGASSFGAFMQVTLPLASSGILVGSILCFCRSLGEFGATITFVGNIAGETRTLPLAMYSLMQQPDTEAALWRLIILSLSVAFFALWFAQWFNRYQKNKRGYSI, via the coding sequence ATGATGATGCTTAGTCCTGAAGAAATCGAGATTTTAAAATTATCCTGTAAGGTGGCGGCAACTTGTCTCATCTTTAGTTTGGTCCCTGCAACCATTATGGCGTGGGTACTGGCTCGAAAAGAATTCTGGGGTAAGTCTTTATTAGAGACTTTGGTCTTTTTACCTTTGGTATTACCGCCTGTTGTACCAGGCTATTTACTCTTACAGTTGTTTGGCAATCGTGGTTTTTTTGGACAATATCTGGCACCGTTGGGAATTGAATTTGCATTTAATTGGAAAGGGGCTGTACTCGCATCTGCTGTGATGGGTTTTCCACTATTGGTTCAGTCAATTCGACTAGCAATCGAATTGGTTGATCAGCGTTTAGAAATGGCTGCCAAAACCTTAGGTGCTTCTTCTTTTGGTGCTTTTATGCAGGTGACTTTGCCATTGGCAAGTAGTGGGATTCTGGTAGGGAGCATTTTGTGTTTTTGTCGAAGTCTAGGTGAGTTTGGCGCAACCATTACCTTTGTGGGGAATATTGCAGGCGAAACCCGTACTTTACCACTGGCAATGTATAGTTTAATGCAGCAACCTGACACTGAAGCTGCGCTGTGGCGACTCATTATTTTGTCATTATCCGTGGCATTTTTTGCTTTATGGTTTGCGCAATGGTTCAATCGGTATCAGAAAAATAAGCGTGGTTATTCGATATGA
- the chrA gene encoding chromate efflux transporter — MEQQSISRTDQSIESIPFWQAFLFWLKLGFISFGGPAGQIALMHQELVEQKRWISEKRFLHALNYCMLLPGPEAQQLATYIGWLMHRTWGGLVAGILFVLPSLFLLIALSWIYVQFGDVPIIAGLFYGIKPAVTAIVFHATYRIGSRSLKNKMLWGIAAAAFVAIFFLKLPFPLIILTAAALGYLLSKKYPSFFASNNTHQSSQTNHVAAVIDDHTPPPAHAIFRWAHLIKILLIAGLLWCVPLIALVMYFGWQHDYTQMAWFFTKAALLTFGGAYAVLPYVYQGAIENYGWLSPTQMIDGLALGESTPGPLIMVVAFVGFLGAFNASLLGSEHLFLAGAFGAIIVTWFTFLFSFVFILAGAPVIESTHNQLKFTAPLTAITAAVVGVILNLALFFGYHVLWPNGFDQAFNFEAALMIIAALIALFKFQINVIYLIFASALCGLALYLI, encoded by the coding sequence ATGGAACAGCAATCGATCAGTAGAACTGATCAATCAATCGAATCTATCCCTTTCTGGCAAGCTTTTTTATTCTGGTTAAAACTAGGATTTATCAGTTTTGGTGGCCCTGCAGGTCAAATTGCATTAATGCATCAAGAACTAGTCGAACAAAAACGCTGGATCTCAGAAAAAAGATTTTTGCACGCCTTAAATTACTGCATGCTACTTCCTGGTCCAGAGGCTCAACAACTTGCAACCTATATTGGTTGGCTGATGCATCGGACATGGGGCGGTTTAGTTGCCGGCATTTTATTTGTTTTGCCCTCCTTATTTCTGTTGATTGCATTATCATGGATCTATGTACAATTTGGTGATGTTCCTATCATTGCCGGCTTATTCTACGGCATAAAACCTGCGGTCACGGCAATTGTTTTCCATGCCACTTATCGTATTGGTAGCCGTTCACTCAAAAATAAAATGTTATGGGGAATTGCTGCAGCTGCTTTTGTGGCGATCTTTTTCTTAAAGTTGCCCTTCCCTTTAATTATCTTAACCGCAGCAGCACTCGGCTATCTGCTCAGTAAAAAGTATCCTAGTTTTTTTGCATCAAATAATACACATCAAAGCAGTCAAACAAATCACGTAGCAGCAGTGATTGATGATCATACCCCGCCTCCAGCACATGCGATTTTCCGTTGGGCGCACCTGATTAAAATTTTGCTCATTGCTGGATTACTTTGGTGTGTGCCCTTAATCGCTTTGGTTATGTATTTCGGCTGGCAGCACGACTATACCCAAATGGCGTGGTTCTTCACCAAAGCAGCGCTGCTTACTTTCGGTGGTGCATACGCTGTTTTGCCTTATGTTTATCAAGGTGCGATCGAGAATTATGGGTGGCTCAGCCCAACACAAATGATCGATGGACTTGCTTTAGGCGAAAGTACCCCTGGTCCACTGATTATGGTAGTCGCTTTTGTTGGTTTCCTCGGTGCATTTAATGCCTCTTTGCTAGGAAGTGAACACTTATTTCTCGCTGGTGCATTCGGAGCCATCATCGTGACTTGGTTTACCTTCCTTTTCTCTTTTGTTTTTATTCTTGCAGGTGCACCTGTGATCGAATCAACGCATAACCAACTCAAGTTTACCGCCCCATTAACAGCCATTACGGCTGCTGTCGTTGGGGTGATTTTAAATCTCGCCTTGTTCTTTGGTTATCATGTTCTATGGCCGAATGGATTTGATCAAGCTTTTAATTTTGAAGCAGCGCTGATGATTATAGCGGCATTAATTGCGCTGTTTAAATTCCAAATCAATGTGATTTATCTGATTTTTGCTTCAGCATTGTGTGGCCTAGCTTTATATCTTATTTAA
- a CDS encoding PAAR domain-containing protein, producing MATPYIVLGCPTTGGGKVISGNSSFLIEGIAIACVGDKATCPKHQTVATIISGDPCMLVMGKAAARVNDSLSCGCKLLPKQNLAVQDNGGGSAINTSPASSKLNTKESFLEKKDKEITALYWSYGSELTVLKDKSRFFNDLNLHVETRGYSDGEQVNITIESQETEIDAFELFTVSVKVNSNGKGIIKNVFKGKKILINTGY from the coding sequence ATGGCAACACCCTATATCGTACTAGGTTGCCCAACCACAGGTGGTGGAAAGGTGATCTCGGGTAACAGTAGTTTTTTGATCGAAGGTATTGCGATTGCATGTGTTGGAGATAAGGCCACTTGTCCAAAGCATCAGACTGTTGCAACGATTATAAGTGGCGACCCTTGTATGTTGGTAATGGGTAAAGCCGCGGCAAGAGTGAATGATAGTTTGTCCTGTGGATGCAAACTGTTGCCAAAACAAAATTTAGCAGTTCAGGATAATGGTGGTGGTTCAGCTATTAATACAAGTCCTGCTAGTAGTAAATTAAATACTAAAGAAAGTTTTTTAGAAAAAAAAGATAAAGAGATTACAGCACTTTACTGGTCATATGGTAGTGAATTAACTGTTTTAAAAGATAAATCTAGGTTTTTTAATGATTTGAATCTTCATGTGGAGACTAGAGGATACTCTGATGGAGAACAGGTAAATATAACTATTGAATCTCAGGAAACAGAAATAGATGCTTTCGAATTATTTACTGTTTCTGTAAAAGTTAATAGTAATGGTAAGGGCATAATTAAAAATGTCTTTAAGGGTAAAAAAATATTAATAAACACAGGATATTAA
- a CDS encoding OmpA family protein: protein MACCGLVQSHTVLAAPIVVEGVVPNESSKQAILVKMQSVYGADQVVDKIQVRPVSAPNGWSDSVTRVITPDLKKVKQGQLRVRGTQIELTGKMSNPNEIQPTASNFQSLVQQPYRFNAQLSVNLAEQKVIDDALKDRIIEFESGSAILTETGKRILDEMAVALNKVGGKQVKIIGHTDSSGDASRNVILSKERAVAVQDYLVSKNIATDRLSTEGKGSSEPIADNATADGRRKNRRIEFEVL from the coding sequence GGTTTGGTGCAAAGCCATACGGTGCTGGCTGCGCCAATTGTTGTTGAGGGCGTGGTTCCAAATGAATCAAGTAAACAAGCAATCTTAGTTAAAATGCAATCTGTATATGGGGCTGATCAGGTTGTGGACAAGATTCAGGTCCGTCCTGTTTCTGCTCCAAATGGGTGGAGCGATTCTGTAACTCGTGTTATTACACCTGACCTTAAGAAAGTGAAGCAGGGGCAATTGCGTGTTCGTGGTACGCAGATTGAGCTTACAGGTAAAATGAGCAATCCAAATGAAATTCAGCCGACTGCTTCGAATTTTCAGTCTTTGGTTCAGCAACCGTATCGTTTCAATGCTCAGCTTTCGGTCAATCTAGCTGAGCAGAAAGTGATTGATGATGCATTAAAAGATCGTATCATTGAATTTGAGTCTGGTAGTGCGATTCTGACTGAGACGGGTAAACGTATTTTGGATGAAATGGCAGTTGCCTTAAATAAAGTGGGTGGAAAACAAGTCAAAATCATTGGACATACAGATAGTTCAGGCGATGCCAGTCGAAATGTGATCTTGAGTAAAGAACGTGCTGTTGCAGTGCAGGATTATTTAGTCTCGAAGAATATTGCAACTGATCGTTTGAGTACTGAAGGTAAAGGGTCGAGTGAGCCGATTGCAGACAATGCGACGGCTGATGGTCGTCGTAAAAATCGTCGTATCGAGTTTGAAGTGCTTTAA
- a CDS encoding metal/formaldehyde-sensitive transcriptional repressor, with amino-acid sequence MAHLHHDKKILNRVKRLQGQLNAVEKSLTLPDQSCIEVLQQVAAIKGAVNGLMNQLIEQHLKQHVFKDPEQVNDEEVQKFLTLLQRYL; translated from the coding sequence ATGGCGCATCTGCATCACGACAAAAAAATTTTGAATCGGGTAAAACGACTTCAAGGTCAGCTCAATGCGGTTGAAAAGTCATTAACCCTTCCCGACCAATCTTGTATAGAGGTATTACAACAAGTTGCCGCGATTAAAGGTGCCGTCAATGGTTTAATGAATCAACTGATTGAACAGCACTTAAAGCAACATGTATTCAAAGATCCAGAACAGGTGAATGATGAAGAAGTACAGAAATTCTTAACTTTATTGCAACGTTATTTATAG
- the dmeF gene encoding CDF family Co(II)/Ni(II) efflux transporter DmeF: MQHSNLKRRHSHQFDQGNPLAQKRILIATLLTAFMMVLEILGGWIFNSMALLADGWHMSSHMLALGLAYFAYRMARRYARDPRFSFGTWKIEVLAGYSSAILLMVVAVLMAVHSVERLLNPVTIHFNEAIPIAIVGLVVNLICAWLLHDDGHHHHDHHNGHHHHDLNQKAAFLHVVADAVTSVLAIIALFAAKYFGWNFLDTVLGIVGALLVARWSWGLMCETGKTLLDAEMAHPVVEEIREVVAQFPKVEMTDLHVWKVGKGKFSCIIGLETNGTELTPDSVKASLAIHEEIVHASVEIHYI; the protein is encoded by the coding sequence ATGCAGCATAGTAACCTTAAACGTCGTCATTCTCATCAGTTTGATCAGGGAAATCCTCTCGCCCAGAAAAGAATTTTGATAGCAACGCTACTGACAGCCTTCATGATGGTCTTAGAAATTCTAGGTGGGTGGATCTTTAACTCGATGGCTTTGCTGGCAGATGGTTGGCACATGAGCTCACATATGTTGGCACTAGGATTGGCTTATTTTGCTTATCGTATGGCTCGACGTTATGCACGTGATCCGCGTTTTAGTTTTGGGACTTGGAAAATCGAAGTACTCGCGGGCTATAGCAGTGCGATTTTGTTGATGGTTGTAGCTGTATTGATGGCCGTTCATTCGGTTGAACGATTATTGAATCCTGTGACGATCCATTTTAATGAAGCGATTCCGATTGCAATAGTTGGCTTAGTCGTTAACCTGATTTGTGCGTGGTTATTACACGATGATGGTCATCACCACCATGACCATCACAACGGTCACCACCATCATGATCTTAATCAGAAAGCGGCATTCTTACATGTGGTTGCCGATGCGGTGACTTCGGTATTGGCTATTATTGCCTTGTTTGCGGCAAAGTATTTTGGTTGGAACTTTTTGGATACGGTATTGGGAATTGTTGGTGCATTGTTAGTTGCTCGATGGTCTTGGGGCTTGATGTGTGAAACTGGAAAAACCTTACTAGATGCAGAGATGGCACATCCTGTGGTTGAAGAAATACGAGAAGTCGTCGCACAATTTCCAAAAGTTGAAATGACTGATTTGCATGTTTGGAAAGTGGGGAAAGGTAAATTTTCTTGTATTATCGGATTAGAAACCAATGGCACAGAGCTAACGCCTGATAGTGTGAAGGCTAGTCTCGCAATCCATGAAGAAATTGTGCATGCATCGGTGGAAATCCACTATATTTAA
- a CDS encoding chromate resistance protein ChrB domain-containing protein gives MNISLLISSLPTQNTTTRMRVWRALKASGAVTLRDGVYILPAEHSKKFDAIADDLISENGNAYIFQTVAVEDLDIAKIFNRKEEYDVLYQQISQLRQELNQSNKKELLKQIRKLRKQLDALIDIDYFPTEAKQQTLRELNTVEQAILRFGEIDEPNNLQGHLQTFHIDNFQNQIWATRKRPWIDRLASAWLIQNFIDPNANFLWLETPSDCPKSALGFDFDGAKFSHIEHLVTFEVLLHSFSLHEQKALNKIAAIVHFLDVGGVEPPEASGIEKVIQGLRNKITDDDQLLELSNYIFDGLYANFLRE, from the coding sequence ATGAATATATCCTTACTCATTTCATCACTCCCCACTCAAAACACAACAACACGAATGCGTGTGTGGAGAGCACTCAAAGCAAGTGGTGCTGTAACACTTCGGGATGGCGTTTATATATTGCCTGCTGAACATTCAAAAAAATTTGATGCAATTGCTGATGATTTAATCTCAGAAAATGGCAACGCCTATATATTCCAAACCGTTGCTGTAGAAGATCTTGATATCGCTAAAATTTTCAACCGAAAAGAAGAATACGATGTGCTCTATCAACAAATCAGCCAACTGCGACAAGAGTTGAATCAGAGCAATAAAAAAGAACTTCTCAAACAGATTCGTAAATTACGTAAGCAGCTCGATGCATTAATTGATATTGATTATTTTCCGACTGAAGCTAAACAACAAACACTTCGAGAACTCAATACAGTTGAACAAGCAATTCTACGTTTTGGGGAAATAGACGAACCCAACAATCTACAAGGCCATCTTCAAACCTTCCATATAGACAATTTTCAAAACCAAATTTGGGCAACAAGAAAACGCCCATGGATTGACCGTTTAGCTTCCGCATGGCTGATTCAAAATTTTATTGATCCAAATGCTAATTTTTTATGGTTAGAAACACCCAGCGATTGCCCTAAATCAGCTTTAGGTTTTGACTTCGATGGAGCTAAATTTAGCCATATTGAACATTTAGTGACTTTTGAAGTGCTATTGCATAGCTTTTCATTACATGAACAGAAAGCATTAAATAAAATTGCAGCAATTGTCCATTTTCTAGATGTTGGTGGGGTAGAACCACCAGAAGCCTCTGGCATTGAAAAAGTCATTCAAGGTTTAAGAAACAAAATTACTGATGATGACCAACTACTTGAACTATCTAACTATATTTTTGATGGGTTATACGCCAATTTCTTAAGAGAATAA